Proteins from a genomic interval of Ferrovibrio terrae:
- a CDS encoding 2,4'-dihydroxyacetophenone dioxygenase family protein, protein MPELATTEFWKDLKPIAKVFQPDALPEVYINNAPTEDERLYVPFTDTVSSRPLWISPSQNKWCDILMAKSAGLVNRHYHPHEVFAYTISGKWGYLEHDWTATAGDFVYETPGEGHTLVAYEHKDPMKVFFTVTGPLIWLDENGQSAGHFDVHDYIGLCRAHYEKVGIGAAFVDTLFR, encoded by the coding sequence ATGCCCGAACTTGCCACCACCGAATTCTGGAAAGACCTGAAGCCGATTGCCAAGGTGTTCCAGCCCGATGCCTTGCCCGAAGTTTACATCAACAACGCGCCGACCGAGGATGAACGGCTCTATGTGCCCTTCACCGACACGGTGTCGTCGCGCCCGCTGTGGATTTCGCCGTCGCAGAACAAGTGGTGCGACATCCTGATGGCGAAAAGCGCCGGCCTCGTGAACCGGCATTACCACCCGCATGAGGTCTTCGCCTATACCATTTCGGGCAAATGGGGCTACCTCGAGCATGATTGGACCGCCACAGCCGGCGACTTCGTCTACGAGACGCCGGGTGAAGGCCATACGCTCGTGGCCTACGAGCACAAGGACCCGATGAAGGTGTTCTTCACCGTGACCGGCCCGCTGATCTGGCTGGATGAGAATGGTCAGTCCGCCGGCCATTTTGATGTGCATGACTATATCGGCCTGTGCCGTGCCCATTATGAAAAGGTGGGAATCGGCGCGGCTTTTGTGGACACGCTGTTCCGGTAA
- a CDS encoding aspartate dehydrogenase → MARRVRPAILLIGHGAIAAEVRAAALSTGLFDVGAVLVRHEKVGSVQAELNGYTVIDSLEELDFAPVLAAECASHSAVRQHGPGVLRLGIDLVIASIGALSDEALHRDLEAAATIGGAKLILPAGAVPGIDALNAAMLGGLEQVSYTSRKPPAAWKGTPAEGLLDLDTLESPETFYTGTARAAARDYPKNANVAATVAMAGLGFDATQVRLIADPMAGGNMHEIEAVGTFGRMSLSIEGKPLKSNPKTSSLAAYSTIRAILNRVRLTEI, encoded by the coding sequence ATGGCCCGCCGTGTGCGTCCCGCCATCCTGCTGATCGGCCATGGCGCCATCGCGGCCGAGGTGCGCGCGGCGGCGCTCAGCACTGGTCTGTTCGATGTCGGCGCCGTGCTGGTGCGGCATGAAAAGGTCGGCAGCGTGCAGGCCGAGCTGAACGGCTACACGGTCATCGACAGTCTGGAAGAACTGGATTTCGCGCCGGTGCTGGCTGCTGAATGCGCCAGTCATTCGGCCGTGCGGCAGCATGGTCCGGGGGTGCTGCGGCTGGGCATCGATCTGGTCATTGCCTCGATCGGGGCCTTGAGCGACGAAGCCCTGCACCGCGATCTGGAGGCCGCCGCAACCATCGGCGGTGCCAAGCTGATCCTGCCGGCCGGCGCGGTGCCGGGAATCGATGCGCTGAATGCCGCCATGCTGGGCGGGCTGGAACAGGTCTCCTACACCTCGCGCAAGCCGCCCGCCGCCTGGAAGGGCACGCCGGCCGAGGGTCTGCTCGATCTCGACACTCTGGAGAGTCCGGAAACTTTTTACACCGGCACGGCGCGCGCCGCTGCCCGCGACTATCCGAAAAATGCCAATGTGGCGGCCACCGTGGCAATGGCCGGCCTGGGCTTCGATGCCACGCAAGTTCGCCTGATTGCCGACCCGATGGCGGGCGGAAACATGCATGAGATCGAAGCCGTTGGGACCTTTGGCCGGATGAGCCTCAGCATCGAAGGCAAGCCGCTGAAGAGCAATCCGAAAACCTCGTCGCTGGCGGCCTACAGCACGATCCGCGCCATTCTCAACCGCGTGCGGCTCACAGAAATCTAG
- a CDS encoding histone deacetylase family protein produces the protein MKAVYSEAHSSHDPQFFLVRGVVRKTTEQPARATRLLDGLNSGKHSIVAAQSFGAGPRARVHSPDYLAFLEQGFEEWRALGDSSSEMIPNIHAHRGEGASYPASIVGRLGWHTADTACPIGAGTFAAACAAADVATTAAQMVLDGEDAVYALCRPPGHHAYRDMAGGFCYLNNSAIAAAHLRQKHERVAILDVDVHHGNGTQGIFYDRADVLTVSLHADPARYYPFFVGYAHETGAGAGQGANLNIPLPLGTGDADYMLALDQAVRRIKAFAPGALVVALGLDASEHDPLQGLKITTEGFRRIGATIARIGLPTTLVQEGGYLTDILGANLAAVLAGYESSR, from the coding sequence GTGAAAGCGGTCTACAGCGAAGCCCATAGCAGCCACGATCCCCAGTTCTTCCTGGTGCGCGGCGTGGTGCGCAAGACCACCGAGCAGCCCGCGCGCGCCACCCGCCTGCTGGATGGTCTGAACAGCGGAAAGCACAGCATTGTGGCCGCGCAGAGCTTTGGTGCCGGGCCGCGCGCCAGGGTGCACAGTCCTGACTATCTGGCTTTCTTGGAACAGGGTTTCGAGGAATGGCGCGCACTCGGCGATTCCAGCAGCGAGATGATCCCGAACATCCACGCGCATCGTGGCGAGGGCGCCAGTTATCCGGCCAGTATTGTCGGTCGGCTCGGCTGGCATACGGCGGATACCGCCTGCCCGATTGGCGCAGGTACGTTTGCTGCCGCCTGCGCTGCTGCCGATGTTGCCACCACGGCGGCGCAGATGGTGCTGGATGGCGAGGATGCGGTTTATGCGCTTTGCCGTCCGCCCGGACATCATGCCTATCGCGACATGGCCGGCGGCTTCTGCTACCTCAACAACAGCGCGATTGCCGCAGCCCATCTGCGGCAGAAGCATGAGCGCGTCGCCATCCTCGATGTCGACGTGCATCACGGCAACGGCACGCAGGGCATCTTCTACGACCGCGCCGATGTGCTGACCGTGTCGCTCCATGCAGATCCGGCCCGCTACTATCCCTTCTTCGTCGGCTATGCGCACGAAACCGGCGCAGGCGCCGGGCAGGGCGCCAATCTGAATATTCCGCTGCCGCTGGGCACCGGCGATGCCGACTACATGCTGGCCCTGGACCAGGCTGTGCGCCGGATCAAGGCCTTTGCGCCGGGTGCGCTGGTGGTGGCGCTGGGGCTGGATGCTTCCGAACATGATCCGCTGCAGGGCCTGAAGATCACCACCGAAGGCTTCCGCCGGATCGGCGCGACCATCGCCCGCATCGGTCTGCCCACCACGTTGGTGCAGGAGGGCGGTTATCTCACAGATATTCTCGGCGCCAATCTCGCGGCCGTACTGGCCGGCTATGAGTCGAGCCGCTAG
- a CDS encoding amidase — MKKTVAKKKTPAADLALMGLAEAVRAVAQGKVTSQALTEACLARIADWQPRVNAFLQIEAEAALKAAKAVDRARKRGAALGRLAGVPLAHKDMFYRAGKQSSCGSAIRRHWKATETATALQRLDAEGALDLGRLNMAEFAFNPTGHNVHYGHARNPWNTDRITGGSSSGSAAAVAARMVFGALGSDTGGSIRQPSHYCALVGMKPTWGRVSRANAMPLSYSLDTVGPMTRRVEDNALLMEILAGADPQDPTTSHEAVGQYVAAAKSGSVRGLKLAVPRRYFWDKLNKPSAECLEAALKTLSKLGVKIVEITPPDMEMITAAGMVMVSAETAALHAPWMRTRPHLYGDLARMRLENGLALSAVDYIDSQRWRGEAIAAFLKSMGDADAVFAPVADRPALGIKETDVADRPEAGKVVATLTRLNRPINYLGLPSLAVPAGFVRGQLPVGFQLIGRPFAEAMLYRFGGSYEAAQPIWQTAPT, encoded by the coding sequence ATGAAGAAGACTGTTGCCAAGAAGAAAACACCCGCCGCCGATCTGGCGCTGATGGGTCTGGCCGAGGCCGTGCGTGCTGTCGCGCAGGGCAAGGTGACGTCGCAGGCGCTGACCGAAGCCTGCCTGGCGCGTATCGCCGACTGGCAGCCGCGCGTGAATGCCTTCCTGCAGATCGAAGCCGAAGCGGCACTGAAAGCAGCGAAAGCCGTCGATCGCGCCCGCAAGCGCGGCGCGGCGCTGGGGCGTCTGGCTGGTGTGCCGCTGGCGCATAAGGACATGTTCTACCGCGCCGGCAAGCAGAGCAGTTGCGGCTCGGCGATCCGCCGGCACTGGAAGGCAACCGAAACCGCTACCGCTCTGCAGCGGCTGGATGCCGAAGGCGCGCTCGATCTTGGCCGCCTCAACATGGCGGAATTCGCCTTCAACCCGACCGGCCATAACGTGCATTACGGCCATGCGCGCAATCCGTGGAACACGGACCGTATCACGGGCGGTTCGTCCAGCGGGTCGGCCGCTGCGGTGGCGGCGCGCATGGTGTTTGGTGCGCTGGGCTCCGATACCGGCGGCTCGATCCGCCAGCCGTCGCATTACTGCGCACTGGTCGGCATGAAGCCGACCTGGGGTCGCGTCAGCCGCGCCAATGCCATGCCGCTGAGCTATTCGCTGGATACGGTGGGCCCGATGACACGCCGGGTCGAAGACAACGCGCTGCTGATGGAGATTCTCGCCGGCGCCGACCCGCAGGATCCGACCACGAGCCACGAAGCGGTCGGGCAGTATGTGGCGGCCGCGAAATCCGGCTCGGTGCGCGGGCTGAAACTTGCCGTGCCGCGCCGCTATTTCTGGGACAAGCTGAACAAGCCGAGCGCCGAATGTCTTGAGGCGGCGCTGAAGACGCTGTCCAAGCTGGGCGTGAAGATCGTCGAGATCACGCCGCCCGATATGGAGATGATCACGGCCGCCGGGATGGTGATGGTCTCAGCCGAGACCGCGGCGCTGCATGCGCCCTGGATGCGCACGCGACCGCATCTTTATGGCGATCTGGCGCGGATGCGGCTGGAAAACGGCCTGGCGCTCAGCGCCGTCGATTACATCGACTCGCAGCGCTGGCGCGGCGAAGCGATTGCCGCCTTCCTGAAATCGATGGGCGATGCCGATGCGGTCTTTGCTCCGGTGGCAGACCGCCCCGCGTTAGGGATCAAGGAAACCGATGTGGCCGACCGGCCGGAAGCCGGCAAGGTCGTGGCCACGCTCACGCGCCTGAACCGGCCGATCAACTATCTGGGCCTGCCATCGCTGGCGGTGCCGGCTGGCTTCGTGCGCGGCCAACTGCCGGTCGGCTTCCAGCTGATCGGCCGGCCGTTCGCCGAGGCGATGCTGTATCGCTTTGGTGGCTCCTATGAAGCCGCGCAGCCGATCTGGCAGACAGCACCGACCTGA
- the pobA gene encoding 4-hydroxybenzoate 3-monooxygenase, whose amino-acid sequence MRTQVGIIGAGPAGLLLSHLLHLAGIESVVLEARDRPYVEGRIRAGVLEQGTVDVLNQTGLGERMNREGLLHHGTTLRFRGRNHHIDFVDLTGKAVMVYGQHEVVKDIIAQRLKDGGNIQFEAADVSVHDVDGERPFILWRDKNGSPHKLDCDFIAGCDGFHGICRPAIPASIQQVYERVYPFGWLGILAKSKPVQEELIYNNHARGFALFSMRSPEITRLYLQCDPDEDIANWPDDRIWEELHKRLEGEDNLRLPEGPIFQKGVTPMRSFVAGPMRHGRLFLAGDAAHIVPPTGAKGMNLAVADVRYLSRALESFFRKNDSDRLAGYSDICMRRIWKAQRFSWWMTSLLHKFDERSAFENEVQLAELDYVVSSRAAMTSLAENYVGLPFEEQA is encoded by the coding sequence ATGCGTACCCAAGTCGGTATCATTGGCGCCGGCCCCGCCGGGCTGCTGCTGTCGCATCTGCTGCATCTGGCCGGGATCGAGTCCGTCGTACTGGAAGCGCGCGACCGTCCTTATGTCGAGGGTCGCATCCGCGCCGGCGTGCTGGAACAGGGCACGGTCGATGTGCTGAACCAGACCGGCCTTGGCGAACGCATGAACCGCGAAGGCCTGCTGCATCATGGCACAACGTTGCGCTTCCGTGGCCGCAACCACCATATCGATTTCGTCGACCTGACCGGCAAGGCCGTGATGGTCTATGGCCAGCATGAAGTGGTGAAAGACATCATCGCGCAGCGCCTGAAGGATGGCGGCAATATCCAGTTCGAGGCCGCCGATGTCAGCGTGCATGACGTGGACGGCGAACGGCCCTTCATCCTGTGGCGCGACAAGAACGGTTCGCCGCACAAGCTGGATTGCGATTTCATCGCCGGCTGCGACGGCTTCCACGGCATCTGCCGCCCGGCAATCCCGGCCTCGATCCAGCAGGTTTACGAGCGCGTCTATCCCTTCGGCTGGCTCGGCATCCTGGCGAAATCCAAGCCGGTGCAGGAAGAGCTGATCTACAACAACCATGCGCGCGGCTTCGCTTTATTCAGCATGCGCTCGCCCGAGATCACGCGGCTTTATCTGCAGTGCGATCCTGACGAAGATATCGCCAACTGGCCGGATGACCGCATCTGGGAAGAGCTGCACAAGCGCCTGGAAGGCGAAGACAACCTCCGCCTGCCGGAAGGTCCGATCTTCCAGAAGGGTGTGACGCCGATGCGCAGTTTCGTCGCCGGCCCGATGCGCCATGGCCGACTGTTCCTCGCCGGTGATGCCGCGCATATCGTGCCGCCGACCGGCGCCAAGGGCATGAACCTTGCCGTCGCCGATGTGCGCTACCTTTCTCGGGCGCTGGAGAGCTTCTTCCGCAAGAACGACAGCGACCGGCTGGCCGGCTATTCCGACATCTGCATGCGCCGCATCTGGAAGGCGCAGCGCTTCTCCTGGTGGATGACCTCGCTGCTGCACAAGTTCGATGAACGCAGCGCCTTTGAAAACGAAGTGCAGCTGGCCGAGCTGGATTACGTGGTCAGCTCACGCGCCGCCATGACCTCACTGGCCGAGAATTATGTCGGCCTGCCCTTCGAGGAGCAGGCGTAA
- a CDS encoding helix-turn-helix domain-containing protein, with amino-acid sequence MIEKIPRFFLYGEADQDAGLHFLHVETIPARSILHDWYIAPHRHSNLFQLLLAIGGGGELRADSLTQDFTAPALVTVPPGVVHGYRFQPGTEGWVVTLSDSFASEILGPRDAEIGPVMTEARLMSLESDEAATQALRAQFATIAEEFRNPTLGSLAAIAAHIRLVFVAQARLRQADRQAALARDADAVLFARFRALVENHYRDHRPVSVYAQDLAVTEKRLTVACRRVVEKAPLDVIHARLLIEAKRNLLYTSMTIAEAGYALGFRDPAYFTRFFTRRAGMAPRQFKAAAGHEAVQAGN; translated from the coding sequence ATGATTGAAAAAATTCCGAGATTTTTCCTCTATGGCGAGGCCGATCAGGATGCCGGCCTGCACTTTCTGCATGTCGAAACCATTCCCGCCCGCAGCATCTTGCACGATTGGTACATCGCGCCGCATCGCCATTCCAACCTGTTCCAGCTGCTGCTGGCCATCGGCGGCGGCGGCGAATTACGAGCCGACAGTTTGACCCAGGATTTCACGGCGCCGGCACTCGTCACCGTGCCGCCGGGCGTGGTGCATGGCTATCGCTTCCAGCCCGGCACGGAAGGCTGGGTGGTCACGCTGTCGGACAGTTTCGCCAGCGAGATTTTAGGCCCGCGCGATGCCGAGATCGGCCCGGTGATGACCGAGGCGCGGCTGATGTCGCTGGAGTCCGACGAAGCCGCAACACAGGCGCTGCGCGCGCAGTTCGCCACGATTGCCGAGGAGTTTCGCAATCCGACACTCGGCAGCCTGGCGGCGATTGCGGCCCATATCCGCCTGGTCTTCGTGGCGCAGGCACGGCTGCGCCAGGCTGACCGGCAGGCCGCACTGGCGCGCGATGCCGATGCCGTGCTGTTCGCACGCTTCCGCGCGCTGGTCGAAAACCATTACCGCGATCACCGTCCGGTCAGCGTCTATGCGCAGGATCTGGCGGTGACGGAAAAGCGGCTGACGGTCGCCTGCCGCCGCGTGGTCGAGAAGGCGCCGCTGGATGTGATCCATGCCCGCCTGCTGATCGAAGCCAAGCGCAACCTGCTCTACACCTCGATGACGATTGCCGAGGCTGGCTATGCGCTCGGTTTCCGCGATCCGGCCTATTTCACGCGTTTTTTCACCCGCCGGGCCGGGATGGCGCCCAGGCAGTTCAAGGCTGCAGCCGGTCACGAAGCGGTGCAGGCCGGTAATTGA
- a CDS encoding acyl-CoA dehydrogenase family protein — MDLNFTADELKFRDDVRGFIAEKFDAEMRAAMARTRTGYIAKHLHIRWQKALNERGWAAPNWPKEHGGPGWTPTQRYIFEQEMGTAGAPIVVPFGPRMLAPVIMKFGTEAQKQKYLPDILAANVWWCQGYSEPGSGSDLASLQMKAEDKGDHFLCNGSKIWTSEAQHADLIFCLVRTAQTKKPQEGISFLLIDMKSPGVTVTPIVTIDEASPGMQEVNQVFFDDVKVPKENLVGELNQGWTCAKYLLEFERGNAYSGHLKRHLAHLKKIARAEMAGQQPLMQDPDFATKLAECEMQIMGMEMLELRVLGGTRSGQNLGAASSMLKTRGTELQQMVSELSAEAIGYYAAPYTALVEGQNEPGVGPDYADGAAARYLNMRKVTIYAGSNEIQRNIMSKLILGL; from the coding sequence ATGGATCTGAATTTCACCGCTGACGAACTGAAATTCCGCGACGACGTGCGCGGCTTCATCGCCGAGAAATTCGATGCGGAAATGCGGGCCGCGATGGCGCGCACGCGCACCGGCTACATCGCCAAGCATCTTCATATCCGCTGGCAGAAGGCGCTGAACGAGCGCGGCTGGGCGGCGCCGAACTGGCCCAAGGAACATGGCGGTCCGGGCTGGACGCCGACGCAGCGCTACATCTTCGAACAAGAGATGGGCACCGCAGGTGCGCCCATCGTGGTGCCGTTCGGTCCGCGCATGCTGGCGCCGGTGATCATGAAATTCGGCACCGAGGCGCAGAAGCAGAAATACCTGCCCGATATCCTCGCCGCCAATGTCTGGTGGTGCCAGGGCTATTCCGAGCCGGGCTCGGGCTCCGATCTCGCCAGCCTGCAGATGAAGGCCGAGGACAAGGGTGATCACTTCCTCTGCAACGGCAGCAAGATCTGGACCTCTGAAGCCCAGCATGCCGACCTGATTTTCTGTCTGGTGCGCACGGCGCAGACCAAGAAGCCGCAGGAAGGCATCTCCTTCCTGCTGATCGACATGAAATCGCCCGGCGTCACCGTCACGCCGATCGTGACGATCGACGAAGCCTCGCCCGGCATGCAGGAAGTCAACCAGGTGTTCTTCGACGATGTGAAGGTGCCGAAGGAGAATCTGGTCGGCGAGTTGAACCAGGGCTGGACCTGCGCGAAATACCTGCTCGAATTCGAGCGCGGCAATGCCTATTCCGGCCACCTGAAGCGCCATCTCGCGCATCTGAAAAAGATCGCCAGGGCGGAAATGGCCGGGCAGCAGCCGCTGATGCAGGATCCGGATTTCGCTACCAAGCTGGCGGAATGCGAAATGCAGATCATGGGCATGGAGATGCTGGAACTGCGCGTCCTGGGCGGTACCCGCAGCGGCCAGAATCTCGGTGCGGCATCCTCGATGCTGAAGACGCGCGGCACCGAGCTGCAGCAGATGGTCAGCGAGCTGTCGGCCGAAGCCATCGGCTATTACGCGGCGCCATACACCGCGCTGGTGGAAGGCCAGAACGAGCCCGGTGTCGGGCCCGACTATGCCGATGGTGCGGCCGCGCGCTATCTCAACATGCGCAAGGTCACGATCTATGCCGGATCGAACGAGATCCAGCGCAACATCATGTCCAAGCTGATCCTCGGCCTTTAG
- a CDS encoding amidase, with protein sequence MTEAVWRLSATDLHRAYTSGKLSPVDVTRAILDRIAALNPKLNAVVHVDANGAMRAAEESAARYRNGAAYGALDGVPATIKDSLVVGGMPATWGSLLLKTNKPPVDELPVARLRQTGAVLLGKTNVPEFTVQGYTHNLLFGATGNPWNPDLTPGGSSGGAVSAVAAGFGPIALGTDGGGSTRRPAGHTGLVGLKPGTGRIARHGGFPEIYNDLEVVGLFGRSVEDVATTLCALSASDPRDRHSLSYDRAITLEDTHRHPARPRILYLPRFGGNPVEPEIVAAIDSVAETLRRAGCVVETRALPFDIDAATAALATLMPTGLAMIVDRLGGPERITPALQAMYETGKGITGAAYLAALNHAVVLRAQMAKFFRDWDAILTPAAAAQPWAKDKVYPEMIDGREAGPRAHAIYTGWVNLAGLPGLGLPADLDGNGMPIGFQLIGGYGRDAMLLALGRRYEKQAPWADRWPPGFD encoded by the coding sequence ATGACCGAAGCCGTCTGGCGCCTGAGCGCCACCGATCTGCACAGAGCCTATACCAGCGGCAAGCTGTCGCCGGTGGATGTCACCCGAGCGATCCTCGACCGGATCGCCGCACTGAACCCGAAACTGAATGCTGTTGTGCATGTCGATGCCAATGGCGCGATGCGCGCAGCCGAGGAAAGCGCGGCGCGTTATCGCAACGGTGCGGCTTATGGCGCGCTGGATGGTGTTCCCGCCACGATCAAGGACAGCCTCGTGGTGGGCGGCATGCCAGCCACCTGGGGCAGCCTGTTACTGAAGACCAACAAACCGCCCGTCGATGAACTGCCGGTGGCGCGCCTGCGCCAGACCGGCGCAGTGCTGCTGGGCAAGACCAACGTGCCGGAATTCACCGTGCAGGGTTACACCCACAACCTGCTGTTCGGCGCGACCGGCAATCCGTGGAATCCCGATCTCACTCCGGGCGGCTCCAGCGGTGGCGCGGTCTCTGCCGTGGCAGCCGGCTTTGGCCCCATTGCGCTGGGCACCGATGGCGGCGGCTCCACGCGCCGGCCGGCCGGCCATACCGGCCTGGTCGGTCTTAAGCCCGGCACCGGGCGGATCGCGCGCCATGGCGGCTTTCCCGAAATCTACAACGATCTCGAAGTGGTCGGCCTGTTCGGCCGCAGCGTCGAAGACGTCGCCACCACGCTCTGTGCGCTGTCGGCATCGGATCCGCGCGATCGGCATTCGCTGTCCTACGACCGCGCCATCACCCTCGAGGATACGCACCGCCATCCGGCAAGGCCACGCATCCTCTATCTGCCGCGATTTGGCGGGAACCCGGTCGAACCGGAGATTGTCGCCGCCATCGATTCAGTGGCAGAGACGTTACGCCGCGCCGGCTGCGTAGTGGAAACCCGTGCCCTGCCCTTCGATATCGATGCAGCCACTGCCGCACTGGCAACCCTGATGCCGACCGGTCTTGCGATGATCGTGGATCGCCTGGGCGGGCCAGAACGCATCACGCCTGCCCTTCAGGCGATGTATGAAACCGGCAAGGGCATTACCGGCGCTGCCTATCTCGCAGCACTGAACCATGCGGTCGTGCTGCGCGCACAGATGGCGAAATTCTTCCGCGACTGGGATGCAATCCTGACACCCGCCGCCGCCGCGCAGCCCTGGGCGAAGGACAAGGTCTATCCCGAAATGATCGACGGTCGCGAAGCCGGTCCGCGCGCCCATGCCATCTATACCGGCTGGGTCAATCTCGCTGGCCTGCCCGGCCTTGGCCTGCCGGCCGATCTGGATGGCAACGGCATGCCCATCGGCTTCCAGCTGATCGGCGGCTATGGCCGCGATGCGATGCTGCTGGCGCTCGGCCGGCGCTACGAGAAGCAGGCGCCCTGGGCGGACCGCTGGCCGCCCGGGTTCGACTAA
- a CDS encoding aromatic ring-hydroxylating dioxygenase subunit alpha, whose translation MASSQPFMMDRDAAPWPSNAWYAAAWDHEVKRSLLARTVCGEQLVFYRQPDGRVAALQDACWHRLLPLSKGHLQEDGSLVCGYHGLVYDARGRCTHMPSQETINPSACVRSYPVVERHRFVWIWMGDPALADPASIPDLHWNHDPAWAGDGELIAVNCDFRLVVDNLMDLTHETFVHGSSIGNRAVAEAPFEVTHGERFATVTRWMRDIEAPPFWARQLGKPGRVDRWQIIRFEAPCTVIIDVGVAPTGSGAPEGDRSHGVNGFVLNTITPSTANTCLYFWAFVRNYRLEEQSLTTELRQGVSGIFREDEIILEAQQKAIEAHPGKLFYNLNIDAGSMWARRKLERMIATERGIAEAAE comes from the coding sequence ATGGCCAGCAGCCAGCCTTTCATGATGGATCGCGATGCCGCGCCATGGCCATCCAATGCCTGGTACGCGGCCGCCTGGGATCATGAAGTCAAGCGCAGCCTGCTGGCGCGCACGGTCTGCGGCGAGCAACTGGTCTTCTATCGCCAACCCGATGGCCGCGTGGCGGCGCTGCAGGATGCCTGCTGGCACCGGCTGCTGCCGCTGTCGAAGGGCCATTTGCAGGAGGATGGCAGCCTGGTCTGCGGCTATCACGGACTGGTCTACGATGCGCGCGGTCGCTGCACGCATATGCCGTCGCAGGAGACGATCAATCCCTCTGCCTGCGTGCGCAGCTATCCTGTCGTTGAACGTCATCGCTTCGTCTGGATCTGGATGGGCGATCCGGCGCTGGCCGATCCCGCCAGCATTCCCGACCTGCACTGGAACCACGATCCGGCCTGGGCGGGCGACGGCGAGCTGATCGCGGTGAACTGCGACTTCCGCCTGGTGGTCGACAACCTGATGGACCTGACGCACGAGACCTTTGTGCATGGTTCCAGCATCGGCAACCGCGCGGTGGCCGAGGCACCGTTCGAGGTGACGCATGGCGAACGCTTCGCCACGGTCACACGCTGGATGCGCGACATCGAGGCGCCGCCCTTCTGGGCCAGGCAGCTCGGCAAGCCGGGCCGCGTTGACCGTTGGCAGATCATCCGCTTTGAAGCGCCCTGCACCGTCATCATCGACGTGGGCGTCGCGCCCACGGGCAGCGGCGCGCCCGAAGGGGACCGCAGCCACGGCGTCAACGGTTTCGTGCTCAACACGATCACGCCGTCGACCGCAAATACCTGCCTGTATTTCTGGGCCTTCGTGCGCAACTACCGGCTGGAAGAGCAGAGCCTGACCACCGAATTGCGCCAGGGCGTCTCCGGCATCTTCCGCGAAGACGAGATCATCCTGGAAGCGCAGCAGAAGGCGATCGAGGCGCATCCCGGCAAGCTGTTCTACAACCTGAATATCGACGCCGGTTCCATGTGGGCACGACGCAAGCTGGAACGCATGATCGCCACCGAGCGCGGCATTGCAGAGGCTGCGGAATAG
- a CDS encoding GntR family transcriptional regulator yields MSQSLKTILSLRDLILSGELKPGERLSELAIVDRLGVSRTPVRTALVRLEEEGLLEAMPSGGYAVRHFSKADIFDAIETRGTLEGLAARLAAERGPSPGQIGEIKVCLRKLDILVQKETGADTFPAYVELNERFHQLLVQLSGSRVVARQIERAAALPFASPSAFVEVQAVLPESRAILLVAQEQHRSVVEAIERREGARAEALMREHSRVAHRNLLMALEHQNAHDLVPGMALIRQA; encoded by the coding sequence ATGTCGCAGTCGCTCAAGACGATCCTGTCTCTGCGCGACCTGATCCTCAGTGGCGAGCTGAAGCCGGGCGAGCGCCTCTCGGAACTCGCCATCGTCGACCGGCTTGGCGTGTCGCGCACGCCGGTGCGCACCGCGCTGGTGCGGCTGGAGGAAGAGGGCCTGCTGGAGGCGATGCCGTCCGGCGGTTATGCCGTGCGGCACTTTTCAAAGGCAGACATTTTCGATGCCATCGAAACACGCGGCACGCTGGAAGGCCTGGCGGCGCGGCTGGCCGCCGAACGTGGCCCCAGTCCGGGGCAGATCGGTGAGATCAAGGTCTGCCTTCGCAAACTGGATATACTGGTGCAGAAAGAAACCGGCGCTGACACCTTCCCGGCCTATGTCGAGCTGAACGAACGCTTTCACCAGCTGCTGGTTCAGCTGTCCGGCAGCCGCGTGGTGGCGCGCCAGATCGAGCGTGCTGCGGCGCTGCCATTTGCCTCGCCCAGCGCTTTCGTGGAAGTGCAGGCCGTGCTGCCGGAATCGCGCGCCATCCTGCTGGTGGCACAGGAGCAGCATCGCAGCGTGGTGGAGGCCATCGAACGGCGCGAAGGCGCGCGGGCCGAGGCCCTGATGCGCGAACATTCCCGTGTGGCGCATCGCAACCTGCTGATGGCGCTGGAGCACCAGAATGCGCATGACCTGGTGCCGGGCATGGCGCTGATCAGGCAGGCCTGA